Part of the Pseudomonas sp. Leaf58 genome is shown below.
TGCAAGGTAAAGTTGCACTGGTCACCGGCGCTAGCCGTGGTATTGGCCAGGCCATCGCCCTCGAGCTGGGCCGCCAGGGCGCGACCGTGATCGGCACTGCCACGTCGGCCTCCGGTGCCGAGCGGATCGCTGCCACCCTCAAAGAGCATGGCATCACCGGTACCGGCATGGAGCTGAACGTGACCAGCGCGGAATCGGTTGAGGCTGTTCTGGCTGCCATCGGCGCGCAGTTTGGCGCGCCTGCCATCCTGGTCAACAATGCTGGCATCACGCGCGACAACCTCATGCTGCGCATGAAGGACGACGAGTGGTTCGACGTGATCGACACCAACCTGAACAGCCTCTACCGTCTGTCCAAGGGCGTGCTGCGTGGCATGACCAAGGCACGTTGGGGTCGTATCATCAGCATCGGCTCGGTCGTCGGTGCCATGGGTAACGCTGGCCAGGCCAACTATGCGGCCGCCAAGGCCGGCCTGGAAGGCTTCAGCCGCGCCCTGGCGCGTGAAGTGGGCTCGCGCGGCATCACCGTCAACTCGGTGACCCCGGGCTTCATCGACACCGACATG
Proteins encoded:
- the fabG gene encoding 3-oxoacyl-ACP reductase FabG, producing the protein MSLQGKVALVTGASRGIGQAIALELGRQGATVIGTATSASGAERIAATLKEHGITGTGMELNVTSAESVEAVLAAIGAQFGAPAILVNNAGITRDNLMLRMKDDEWFDVIDTNLNSLYRLSKGVLRGMTKARWGRIISIGSVVGAMGNAGQANYAAAKAGLEGFSRALAREVGSRGITVNSVTPGFIDTDMTRELPEAQREALQTQIPLGRLGQADEIAKVVSFLASDGAAYVTGATVPVNGGMYM